The Flammeovirgaceae bacterium genome contains a region encoding:
- a CDS encoding RecQ family ATP-dependent DNA helicase, with amino-acid sequence MHDPLIILRRYWKHPHFRPLQREIIHAVLAEQDTLAVLPTGGGKSVCFQVPAMMREGTCIVITPLIALMKDQVESLERKGIRAVAVHAGMTRDAIDITLDNCVHGSVKFLYISPERIQTELFQVRVQQMKICLLAVDEAHCISQWGYDFRPPYLKVADLRNLLPHVPVIALTASATPLVKDDIINKLQFRQPHQTFQQTFARDNLAFVVRKTENKNKKLLEVLQKVQGPAILYVRSRKATQEVATWLNQLNIPANYYHAGMTFEQRSKSQDEWLRNARRIMVATNAFGMGIDKPDVRTVVHLDLPENIESYYQEAGRAGRDGKRAFAVILYEDADIASLEAKVNQSHPEAPYVKQIYQALANYFQLALGSAEGESFDFDIYSFSDRFSLHMAEVYSALKKLEEEGLIAFSESYYSPSQLHFKMEPAELYAFQVANARFDPFIKMLLRLYGGQLYSGYVKISEDYLANAMKTTVGEITSMLTHLHQLQAMVYLPRKDSPQVTFVLPRQDADHLPLNLHRLKERKELAVSRMKAMIEYTTSTHRCRMNLIQDYFGEETWQPCGTCDVCIAKKKKENEAEALLLRQEIMRLLKNKLMTSEELERAINPKDAELLIEVIREMVDEGVLTYDDVWRLQLRNGLLK; translated from the coding sequence ATGCACGACCCGCTCATTATTTTACGCAGGTACTGGAAGCACCCTCACTTTCGGCCGCTGCAGCGTGAAATCATTCATGCGGTGCTGGCCGAACAGGATACGCTGGCTGTTTTACCAACAGGCGGTGGTAAATCGGTGTGCTTTCAGGTACCGGCCATGATGCGCGAAGGCACCTGCATTGTTATTACCCCGCTCATAGCGCTGATGAAAGACCAGGTAGAAAGCCTGGAGCGAAAAGGCATACGGGCCGTAGCTGTACACGCAGGAATGACGCGCGATGCCATTGACATCACACTCGACAATTGTGTTCATGGTTCTGTTAAGTTCCTGTATATCTCGCCTGAGCGGATACAGACCGAACTCTTTCAGGTGCGTGTGCAACAAATGAAAATTTGCCTCCTTGCCGTGGATGAAGCGCATTGCATTTCGCAATGGGGGTATGACTTTCGCCCGCCTTACCTGAAGGTTGCCGATTTACGAAACCTTCTCCCCCATGTTCCGGTCATCGCGTTAACGGCATCAGCTACCCCGCTGGTTAAAGACGACATCATCAATAAACTGCAATTCAGGCAACCGCATCAAACCTTTCAGCAAACATTTGCCCGCGATAACCTGGCATTTGTCGTGCGTAAAACCGAAAACAAGAACAAAAAATTACTGGAAGTACTGCAGAAAGTACAAGGGCCGGCCATCCTTTATGTACGTTCCCGCAAAGCCACACAGGAAGTAGCCACATGGCTCAACCAGCTGAACATTCCGGCAAACTATTACCATGCCGGGATGACGTTTGAACAGCGCAGCAAAAGCCAGGATGAGTGGCTGCGAAATGCCAGGCGCATAATGGTGGCCACCAATGCATTTGGTATGGGCATTGACAAACCCGATGTGCGCACGGTTGTGCACCTGGATCTGCCAGAAAATATTGAATCGTATTACCAGGAAGCGGGCCGTGCCGGACGCGATGGAAAAAGGGCCTTTGCCGTTATCCTCTATGAGGATGCTGATATTGCCAGTCTTGAAGCTAAAGTAAACCAATCCCACCCGGAGGCTCCTTACGTTAAACAAATCTACCAGGCCCTGGCCAACTATTTTCAACTGGCACTAGGCAGCGCTGAAGGTGAAAGTTTTGATTTTGATATCTACAGCTTTTCTGACCGGTTTTCGCTGCACATGGCAGAGGTGTACAGTGCACTGAAAAAACTTGAAGAAGAAGGATTGATAGCCTTTAGTGAAAGTTATTACAGCCCTTCGCAACTGCACTTTAAAATGGAGCCTGCTGAATTATACGCCTTCCAGGTGGCTAACGCCCGGTTTGACCCTTTCATTAAGATGCTGCTTCGGTTGTATGGCGGCCAGTTATACAGCGGCTATGTAAAAATTTCAGAAGACTACCTGGCCAACGCCATGAAGACAACTGTTGGCGAAATTACTTCAATGCTTACCCATTTACACCAGTTGCAGGCCATGGTGTACCTGCCACGCAAGGATAGTCCGCAGGTTACGTTTGTGCTTCCCCGCCAGGATGCCGACCACCTGCCGCTGAACCTGCACCGGCTGAAGGAGCGTAAAGAACTGGCCGTGTCGCGAATGAAAGCCATGATTGAATACACCACGTCAACGCACCGCTGCCGCATGAACCTGATACAGGATTATTTCGGAGAGGAAACCTGGCAACCCTGCGGTACATGCGATGTGTGCATTGCAAAAAAGAAGAAAGAGAACGAAGCGGAAGCCTTGTTACTCCGACAGGAAATAATGCGACTTCTAAAAAATAAACTAATGACCAGCGAAGAACTGGAGCGGGCCATTAACCCGAAAGATGCTGAGTTATTGATAGAAGTGATAAGGGAGATGGTGGATGAAGGTGTGCTGACTTATGATGATGTATGGCGCCTGCAATTGCGCAACGGGCTACTTAAGTAG
- a CDS encoding enoyl-CoA hydratase/isomerase family protein — MNTLLYSISNRIASITLNRPDKRNALNNEIVSELTDAFNQAEQDDRVNVIILKAAGEAFCAGADLSYLQQLQKNSLEENLADSTNLKNLYRKIYTLSKPVIAQVQGHALAGGCGLATVCDFCFSVPEAKFGYTEVKIGFIPAVVMVFLIRKIGDGKARQLLLSGDAISADEALEKGLITRIVQQSDLEKTVLDFAGHLVTTNSATSMKITKQMIAEVQNLPLDAALNYAANMNAQARATDDCKRGIAAFLNKEKILW; from the coding sequence ATGAACACCCTGTTGTACTCAATTTCGAACCGCATTGCATCCATTACACTTAACCGTCCGGATAAACGGAACGCACTGAACAATGAAATAGTGAGTGAATTGACTGATGCGTTTAACCAGGCCGAACAGGATGATCGGGTTAATGTAATTATCCTGAAAGCCGCAGGCGAAGCCTTTTGTGCCGGGGCTGATCTGAGCTACCTGCAGCAACTTCAAAAAAATTCATTGGAAGAGAACCTGGCCGACTCAACTAACCTGAAAAATCTGTATCGTAAAATCTATACACTGTCAAAACCGGTTATCGCGCAGGTACAGGGCCATGCGTTGGCGGGCGGCTGCGGATTGGCCACCGTGTGCGATTTCTGTTTTAGCGTACCGGAAGCAAAATTCGGATACACCGAAGTGAAAATCGGATTTATACCGGCTGTTGTCATGGTGTTTCTCATCCGCAAAATCGGGGATGGTAAGGCCCGCCAGCTGCTCCTAAGCGGTGACGCCATAAGCGCAGATGAAGCGCTTGAAAAAGGACTGATTACCCGCATTGTTCAGCAAAGTGACCTGGAAAAGACCGTGCTCGATTTTGCCGGGCACCTGGTAACCACAAACTCAGCCACGAGTATGAAAATAACCAAGCAGATGATTGCCGAAGTGCAAAACCTGCCGTTGGATGCTGCACTGAACTATGCCGCCAACATGAATGCCCAGGCCCGTGCCACGGATGATTGCAAACGCGGCATTGCCGCCTTCCTGAACAAAGAAAAAATTCTGTGGTAA
- a CDS encoding bile acid:sodium symporter family protein gives MQQSAATTLFLPIALGIIMLGLGLSLTLDDFKRVTKYPKAIIIALVCQMILLPALSFVIAGFSGLTPVLAVGLILLAVSPGGPTANLYSHLSKGDVALNITLTAVNSVLVLFTLPFIVNLAMEYFMGAGQYIPLPFAKVVEVFVIVLVPVSLGMLIKVKAPGFAEKMNKPVKVISALLLIVIIVSVTVREKQVLTDNFGQLGMPVLLFNVLCLAVGYFIPLLFRVEKKQAIAIGMEIGIHNGTLAIYIALNVLNNSTMSIPPAIYSLLMFFTAAAFGFLVNISGKQTN, from the coding sequence ATGCAACAGTCAGCCGCCACAACACTTTTCCTTCCCATTGCCCTCGGCATTATCATGCTCGGGCTCGGGCTTTCGCTTACGCTGGATGATTTTAAACGCGTTACCAAATACCCGAAAGCCATCATCATCGCCCTAGTTTGCCAGATGATTTTACTGCCGGCTTTAAGTTTTGTTATAGCCGGCTTCAGCGGACTTACCCCTGTGCTGGCGGTAGGATTGATTTTACTTGCTGTTTCGCCCGGTGGGCCTACGGCTAACCTGTACAGTCACCTGTCGAAAGGCGATGTAGCGCTAAACATTACGCTCACGGCTGTGAACAGCGTGTTGGTGCTTTTTACGTTACCGTTTATCGTTAACCTGGCGATGGAATATTTTATGGGTGCAGGACAGTACATTCCGCTGCCCTTTGCCAAGGTGGTTGAAGTTTTTGTGATTGTGCTTGTTCCTGTTTCGCTGGGTATGCTCATTAAAGTAAAAGCGCCCGGGTTTGCCGAAAAGATGAACAAGCCTGTAAAGGTCATCTCGGCCTTGCTGCTAATCGTGATTATTGTATCGGTAACCGTTCGGGAAAAACAGGTACTGACGGATAACTTTGGTCAGCTGGGCATGCCGGTGCTGCTCTTTAACGTGCTGTGCCTGGCCGTGGGGTATTTTATTCCGTTGTTATTCAGGGTTGAAAAGAAGCAGGCCATTGCCATTGGCATGGAGATAGGCATTCACAACGGTACGCTGGCTATTTACATAGCGTTGAATGTGCTGAATAATTCAACGATGAGTATACCCCCGGCTATTTACAGCCTGCTCATGTTCTTTACGGCAGCGGCATTCGGGTTCCTGGTAAACATTTCGGGGAAGCAAACCAACTGA
- a CDS encoding transporter substrate-binding domain-containing protein has translation MKTIATFVVFVASHVVLAQGYVGDTWAQVKASGQGTISLAYVETPGFSYKDGAGKLTGICVDIMNDFVNWVNANKGVKLQSKFVGDGSNFQGMYAKVKASTGGVFGLGNITITDERKREVKFSPPFITNFAILITQNNIPTLAKLEDISTAFSKLTAYTAKGTLNEKRILELKQKHFPNMKIVTLDTSPEVYQKLFTDPNSFSYLDLAFYLKAVSEQKPVKRHPVGDKAAEQFGFIMPLNSDWQPVLEEFFASGGGYTNSSQYKSILTKHLGETGIKLLQAANK, from the coding sequence ATGAAGACAATAGCAACATTTGTGGTATTTGTTGCAAGCCATGTAGTGCTTGCACAAGGTTATGTGGGCGACACCTGGGCCCAGGTTAAAGCGTCCGGCCAGGGTACCATTTCGCTGGCCTATGTTGAAACCCCCGGCTTCTCGTACAAAGATGGTGCAGGAAAACTTACCGGCATATGCGTTGATATTATGAATGACTTTGTTAATTGGGTAAACGCCAACAAAGGCGTTAAGCTGCAATCCAAGTTTGTTGGCGATGGCTCCAACTTCCAGGGCATGTATGCGAAAGTAAAAGCCTCAACAGGCGGAGTATTCGGCTTGGGAAACATTACCATTACCGATGAACGAAAACGCGAAGTAAAATTCAGCCCGCCCTTCATTACCAACTTCGCCATACTCATCACGCAAAACAACATTCCTACATTGGCCAAACTGGAAGATATCTCAACGGCATTTTCAAAACTTACGGCCTATACCGCCAAAGGAACACTTAACGAAAAGCGCATCCTTGAACTGAAACAAAAGCATTTTCCGAACATGAAGATTGTTACACTCGATACCAGCCCCGAAGTGTATCAGAAACTCTTTACCGATCCGAACAGTTTTTCATACCTGGATCTGGCGTTTTACCTCAAGGCCGTAAGTGAACAGAAACCGGTAAAGCGCCACCCGGTAGGCGATAAAGCAGCCGAACAATTTGGGTTTATTATGCCGCTGAATTCAGACTGGCAACCGGTGCTGGAAGAATTTTTTGCTTCCGGTGGCGGGTACACCAATTCATCCCAATACAAAAGCATACTGACAAAACACCTTGGCGAAACCGGCATTAAACTGCTGCAGGCCGCCAATAAATAA